The Candidatus Deferrimicrobiaceae bacterium region CGGTGACGTTGTCGCTGTAGGTCCCGGGATTGGTGCCCGTCGTGGTGCGCGTCGCCTTGTTGAGGTCGTGGACGTCGTGGCAATAGGAGCAGCGAATGTCGGCCAGCGTCTTGTTGCCGGGACCGGCCGCCTTGGGCTTGCCGGCAGACATGGCCGTGGAGTGCATCGACTGAAGTGCACCGGCCTTGTAGGCAAAGGAAGGCGCCGTCGAAACCGCATTCCAGGTGGCAGGCGTGGTCCCGTTTGCGGCGTACCATCCGTTGTTGTCGGTGGTGTTGGCGGTGCTCAGGGAGCCGTAATCGTAGACCATGGCGCCGGTATTGAAGTTGTTGTTGACGCCGAACTCGGTCTTGGAGGCGGACAACGTGGCGTCGGACCAGTGGCAGTTCCAGCAGATGCGCGCCTCGGTCGTGCCCACCGTGGCGGTGCCGCCCAGATGGATTCCGCCGTTGATGGTGTAGTTGATCCCGAGGACGGCCTGCATGTTCAGGCCGACTCCGCCGTTGTTGTCGGTGTAGTTGTTGTCCGGCAACGGAATCGTGACCGGCGTCCCGCTGTGGCCGGCATGGCAGTACGTGCACTGCGTAACCCAGTTGGTGGCGGCGGAAAGCGCCTCACCCGTGGTTCGCGTCAGGTGGGATCCGTAAGCCGTTGTCCGTTGCCCGTTGCCGGTGGCGTACCCGCCTGCCTTGTCGAAGACCTTTGGGGCGGTTCCAGCGGCGTTCTTGTCGTGGCAAGTATCGCAGGCCGGCATCGGAATGACAGATCCGGAGACGGTTCCAAGAGGGAAGACCGACAGCGGGAAGTCATGAGCGTTTGCGGTTCCGGTCGCGCCTTCGTGGCAGGCGGAACACCCGGCCCTGGTTCCACTGGCGGCGAAGGAGCTGCCGTTGCTGTTGATATTGACCTGGTGGATCGCGTTATCGTGCCGGGCTGATCCAGAGGCGTAGACGTGGCAGACGTCACAGCTTTCGGGCGCACCGTCGTGCCCTTTGCCGCGGATATCGTTGTCCTTGCCGCTGACGTTGAAGTGGGTGGTGTTGTCCCGCCACCCGGCACTGCCGGCGATCGTCTTCCACTGGCCGTGGCACACGTTGCACCGCGGCGAACCGACCACGGTCGCCGTGTTGTCGGCCTCGGTCGACCACAAGCGCTTCCAGGCCCCCCGGTCGGAGTGGCAGCCGATGCCGACCGCGTTGTCGAGGCCGGAGCCGGGGGCGAAGCCGCTGCAGGTAACCCGGTTCCGGTTCACCGTGCAGTCGGTGAAGCTCAGGTTCGGGCGGTTCAGGGTGCCCGCCAGGTTGTCGGCGACCACGCCGTTGATGTGCGTCTGGTTCGGCGACTGCGCAGGCCAGCCGGTGTTCCAGTGGCAGGACTGGCAGCCTCCCTGGCCGTTGAGGCCCACCGGCAGCGAGTTGTCGTGCTTCGTCACGCCCGCGGCGGTCACCGCGTGCAGGCCCGAGCGCGGATTGTTGTCGAGCACGCCGCCCGGAGTGTGGCACATGGAGCACTGCTTCGCCGAACCCGTGTACCAGTTGAACGTCGCCGTCGTGCCCTTCCGGTTGTGGCATTGCACGCTCGTGCAGCTGTTGTCGGTCGTCACGAACGCCGGGGAACCGTTGTCGACCGAGCCCCCCAGCATCCGACTTCCCGTCGCGGGGAACAGTTTGGCGCGCGGGCCCGCCGTGGCGTGCGTGGCGTCCGCAGCGTAGTCGTGGCAGTAGAGGCATATCGCTTGCTGCTGCGCCTGGCTCCACGTCGTGTTGTCGGCCAGGTTATAGCCGCCAAGACGCGTCGCGATCTGGGTCAGGTGGCTCAGGTGATCGCCGTTGTAGTTATAGTCGGCCGTGAGACTGACCTTCGAGGCGGGTCCTACGCCGGGCTTCTGCGGCCAGATCCTGTTCCCCCCGTCGCCGTGGCAACCGGTGCAGGAAGCGCCCAGGTTGTTGTCGTGCGCGTGGCACGACAGGCAGGGCAGGGTCGAATTATGGGACGTATTGTCGGAGGACTGCGTGTAGTACTTCGCCTGGCTCGACGTACCGGCCCCGGTCCCGTGGTGGCAGACCTGGCAAAGCCCCTTGTAGTCGGTCCGGGCCCAGTCGCCGCCGCCGGCGACCATGTTGTCGCTGAGGAACACCAGGCCGGCGTTCAGCTCGCCCGAGGCGCCCCGGGCGCCGTACAGCCCGTCGGTCTTGGGCAGGACGTTGCGCTGCATCATGTAGATGTTGCCGGTCGTGCCGTTGCTGCGATTGCCGTGCGCGTCGTGGCAGTCCCAGCAGAAGGAGCCGCCGCCCGTGTTGTCGGTCGCGTGTTTGCCTCCGTAGTGCGCCGTGTCGACCCGGTCGGTTGCGGCGCCGGTCACGAGCGCCGCGCCGGCGGGCTGGTAGCCGGGAGGCGTCGTCGTCTTGCTGTGGCAAACCAGGCAGGTGGCGTTCCAGCCCGCGTTGGTGTATCCCGTCACGCCCGTCTGGACCTTCAGCCGGAACGGGTTGGTCGACACCCGGTGGGCCACTCCCGCGTCGTGGCAATACGCGCACGGGTTGCCGGTGCCCGCCTTGGTGCCGAAGTCGGCCGGGGGGTTCCCGCTCACGTCGTAATTGGTCGTCTTGCGGCCGTGGCCCGAGTAGAACCACTCGGTGTTGTCGATCGAAGCCGCGACGCCCGCCGCGTACCAGGTCGCGTTCGCCGTCTGGAACTGGTTGGTGTCGCCGGTTCCGAGGTGGCAGTCGCTGCACTGGGGGGAAGCGCCGCCCCACTGCGCCGCGTTGGTTCCGTGGCAGGCGATGCCGGTGCAGGTCGGGACCGTGTACGAGAAGCTGTGCGCCGCGTTGTCGTTGTTGACGTTGTAGAAAGCGTTGACGTGGTTCGTGCGGTTGGAGATCGTCAACCCGTCGGTGGTCGTCTGCGCGTGGCACATCTGGCAGCCGTCGCCCGCCGCGATGTGCTTCGGGTGGCTGTTGATCTTGGGCGAATTGTTGGCGTAGTCCGGGGTGCCGTCGGTGCGGGTGCCGTCGCCGTGGCAATGGTTGCAGGTGATCGCCCCGTTGTCGGTCCACTTCGGCCAGCCGTAGGCGCCGTTGTCGTACACCGACTGGTTGATCTTGGTGCCGGTGCTGTGGCAGTAGACGTTGCTGCAGGTCTTGGACGCGAGGGTGTAAGCCCCGGCGTTCTTGACGTCGTTGTCGTTCGGGTTCCAGGAGACCAGGCTCTGCGGCGCAGCGGCGTTGACGTGCACCGCCCGGTTCGTGATCGTGAGGCCGTCGCTCGTGGTGGCGTAGTGGCAGGTGTTGCAAGCGATTCCGTAGCCCACCGTCGTGTTGTCGACGTGCTTCCGGTGGGAGCCGTACGTCGGCGGATTGGCGAATGTCGCCTTGTGGCAGGTGCCGCAGGCGCCGGAGGTGTTGTCGTTCCATGTCGGGGCGCCGGCATATCCGGACCAGGCGCGGGTCGATGCGGAGTTGGCGTGGCAATAGAGCCCCTGGCATGAGCCGTTGCCGGGCGTGCTCGCGGTGCCGATGCCGGACGCGCCCACGCTCCCGTTGTCGGCCGCGACGCCGTTGTAGGTCGGGCCGAACCCGTTGAGCGGATTGACCGCGCCGTCGAAACGGACTTTCACGTTGGATCCGACGAACTTGGTGGACCAGTCGCTGCCGCTGGAGACGCCCGATGCGTTGTGGACCGCATTCTGGTAATGACAGACGGAGCAGACGTATCCGTAGCCGGTCGTCGGGTCGACGTGCTTGGCATGGATGGAGGAAAGCGGGTGCGTCCCTGCCACGTATGCCTGTCCGGGGTACGCATGGCAGTTGTTGCAGGCCGGCAGGAAGCTGCCGCTGCCGGAGGACGACGAGTGGGAGTGGCATCCGGAGCAATCGGTGCCGGGGCCGACGTTGGCCTGGACGTGCTCGGAGACGTCGTGAAGGATGGTCCCGGGCGTGCCGACGTTGCCCAGCGGCTTCTGATGGCATCCGGGGTTGTCGCAGAGGCTGGCGACCGTCGCGCTGTTGTCGGCGCGCAGGTAGTCCGTCTTGGACCAGTACCGGACGGTCTTCCCCATGATCGTGGACTTGATCATCCGGATATTGTTGTCGACGCCGTTGCCGTGCATGTCGTGGCAATGGAGGCAGGACGCGGAACCGGGTGTCCCGTTGATCTTGCCCGAGCCCGAGTGAAGATGGCGGTCTGCATGGCAGGAACCGGCGGAGCAGTTCGATTCGCCGCTACGCTTGAGGCCGGCTTCCTCGGGGTTGTCGACCACGCCGTCGAAATCGTCGTCGAGACCG contains the following coding sequences:
- a CDS encoding CxxxxCH/CxxCH domain-containing protein; translated protein: MHIDAFVISPYGRFRSACAVFIVSLSLLGLSPGSASALAKHNLYPETTDCGQCHVMSSSLVEDNTSYLRAGARSIPTMKSLNGNRVPSSKAAFGPKGVGCTFCHFNTGSATRMKDVLEQFNGKMSQHPVDRTYTLDNAATTRNVSLSANTNTTRWMSNWDNSWTGPANQVGCIDCHDVTNTTSPGTGPGGYPEHTDASSATRTANPVMLRGGASSWNGAISHASNSFCINICHNGVGAGTGGYRMGHYGWGAFDNAGSTGQLKEPSKAPLRTSNCVDCHETHYSGSQKSLFGELGDTGRLLPSQSTNLVAASNCTNICHNDNTYVAVGHGRPTSTSGIAMGVVCIQCHDSSLSHRSPTNPKRLFREDTNKATLTENLASNGLDDDFDGVVDNPEEAGLKRSGESNCSAGSCHADRHLHSGSGKINGTPGSASCLHCHDMHGNGVDNNIRMIKSTIMGKTVRYWSKTDYLRADNSATVASLCDNPGCHQKPLGNVGTPGTILHDVSEHVQANVGPGTDCSGCHSHSSSSGSGSFLPACNNCHAYPGQAYVAGTHPLSSIHAKHVDPTTGYGYVCSVCHYQNAVHNASGVSSGSDWSTKFVGSNVKVRFDGAVNPLNGFGPTYNGVAADNGSVGASGIGTASTPGNGSCQGLYCHANSASTRAWSGYAGAPTWNDNTSGACGTCHKATFANPPTYGSHRKHVDNTTVGYGIACNTCHYATTSDGLTITNRAVHVNAAAPQSLVSWNPNDNDVKNAGAYTLASKTCSNVYCHSTGTKINQSVYDNGAYGWPKWTDNGAITCNHCHGDGTRTDGTPDYANNSPKINSHPKHIAAGDGCQMCHAQTTTDGLTISNRTNHVNAFYNVNNDNAAHSFSYTVPTCTGIACHGTNAAQWGGASPQCSDCHLGTGDTNQFQTANATWYAAGVAASIDNTEWFYSGHGRKTTNYDVSGNPPADFGTKAGTGNPCAYCHDAGVAHRVSTNPFRLKVQTGVTGYTNAGWNATCLVCHSKTTTPPGYQPAGAALVTGAATDRVDTAHYGGKHATDNTGGGSFCWDCHDAHGNRSNGTTGNIYMMQRNVLPKTDGLYGARGASGELNAGLVFLSDNMVAGGGDWARTDYKGLCQVCHHGTGAGTSSQAKYYTQSSDNTSHNSTLPCLSCHAHDNNLGASCTGCHGDGGNRIWPQKPGVGPASKVSLTADYNYNGDHLSHLTQIATRLGGYNLADNTTWSQAQQQAICLYCHDYAADATHATAGPRAKLFPATGSRMLGGSVDNGSPAFVTTDNSCTSVQCHNRKGTTATFNWYTGSAKQCSMCHTPGGVLDNNPRSGLHAVTAAGVTKHDNSLPVGLNGQGGCQSCHWNTGWPAQSPNQTHINGVVADNLAGTLNRPNLSFTDCTVNRNRVTCSGFAPGSGLDNAVGIGCHSDRGAWKRLWSTEADNTATVVGSPRCNVCHGQWKTIAGSAGWRDNTTHFNVSGKDNDIRGKGHDGAPESCDVCHVYASGSARHDNAIHQVNINSNGSSFAASGTRAGCSACHEGATGTANAHDFPLSVFPLGTVSGSVIPMPACDTCHDKNAAGTAPKVFDKAGGYATGNGQRTTAYGSHLTRTTGEALSAATNWVTQCTYCHAGHSGTPVTIPLPDNNYTDNNGGVGLNMQAVLGINYTINGGIHLGGTATVGTTEARICWNCHWSDATLSASKTEFGVNNNFNTGAMVYDYGSLSTANTTDNNGWYAANGTTPATWNAVSTAPSFAYKAGALQSMHSTAMSAGKPKAAGPGNKTLADIRCSYCHDVHDLNKATRTTTGTNPGTYSDNVTGQPYLRGTWRGNPFKEDGAPTGTALTAYSTTWAPFRNVPRGSTAQTEMGGYWINQNTPGADTTAVAGSAGLCVLCHNSEVNTMNIFGDPAASWVGTGNGHANSAIGGTGTASGKSSNIFNLRGGTAGNTTNPAMHFTGASDPGDGSPYGFRGNSGSSAKFPPTATPRAFGTNTWMATVDGTTTDNKFHQFLCSKCHNPHASRLPRLMITNCLDVKHNTWQTAAVGLPTGAQFGTLNKNRRISSWTSAQNCHRLTQWSDNATTGAGWNKVTPW